Proteins from a genomic interval of Microbacterium phyllosphaerae:
- the rpsO gene encoding 30S ribosomal protein S15, producing MALEADVKKAIIEEYATHPGDTGSPEVQAAMLTQRIKDLTEHLKEHKHDHHSRRGLFLLVGQRRRLLGYLQSVDIERYRSLIARLGLRR from the coding sequence ATGGCACTGGAAGCAGACGTCAAGAAGGCGATCATCGAAGAGTACGCGACGCACCCCGGTGACACCGGATCCCCCGAGGTGCAGGCCGCGATGCTGACGCAGCGCATCAAGGACCTCACCGAGCACCTGAAGGAGCACAAGCACGACCACCACTCGCGTCGTGGCCTGTTCCTGCTCGTGGGTCAGCGCCGTCGTCTGCTCGGCTACCTCCAGAGCGTCGACATCGAGCGTTACCGCTCGCTGATCGCACGCCTGGGTCTCCGCCGATAA